In Microcaecilia unicolor chromosome 1, aMicUni1.1, whole genome shotgun sequence, the following are encoded in one genomic region:
- the LOC115461285 gene encoding olfactory receptor 13G1-like, whose amino-acid sequence MEGHNQSMTILFYMIGLSNYPELQSLFFIIFFFIYLIAMLGNTVITIIIITNSRLHTPMYFFLINLSILDICSITAIIPKVLQIIQSKEKTMSFSECMTQMCVFSSALGTELLLLTVMAYDRYVAICHPLHYTTIISRRTCILLAFTVWLLGFSNSVMHLGLLLRLKFCPHNVIDHFFCEVPPLLKVACSDTYVNHVTLTISDITFGIVCFVLTVISYTYIISTILKIRSAEKKKKAFSTCASHLTVVTLYFGGVIYTYILPAYFNDPETDKVMSAVYAIASPVLNPLIYSLRNKEVIKSLKKLLEKDLCPYNL is encoded by the coding sequence atggaaggACATAACCAGAGCATGACTATATTATTTTATATGATTGGGCTGTCCAATTACCCTGAACTCCAGTCCTTATTCTTCATCATCTTCTTTTTTATCTACTTAATAGCTATGTTGGGCAACACTGTTATTACTATCATCATTATCACTAACTCTCGTCTTCATACTCCAATGTATTTCTTTCTCATTAACTTGTCCATCTTAGACATTTGTAGCATAACAGCTATTATTCCTAAGGTTTTACAGATCATCCAGTCAAAGGAGAAAACTATGTCCTTCTCTGAATGCATGACTCAGATGTGTGTCTTCTCCTCAGCCTTAGGTACAGAGCTCTTGCTCTTGACGGTGATGGCATATGATCGTTATGTTGCAATATGCCACCCACTGCATTATACTACCATTATAAGCAGGAGGACTTGTATTCTTCTGGCTTTCACTGTCTGGCTACTTGGGTTCTCAAATTCAGTCATGCACCTCGGCTTACTCCTCAGGTTAAAATTCTGCCCGCACAACGTAATTGACCATTTCTTCTGTGAAGTCCCCCCACTATTAAAGGTGGCCTGCTCGGACACGTATGTCAATCATGTGACACTTACTATTTCAGATATTACATTTGGTATAGTTTGTTTCGTGTTAACAGTCATATCTTACACATATATCATCTCAACCATATTGAAAATCCGTTctgcagagaaaaagaaaaaagccttttCTACATGTGCCTCACACCTCACCGTTGTGACATTATACTTTGGAGGTGTTATCTACACCTACATTCTACCTGCTTACTTCAATGACCCAGAGACTGACAAAGTGATGTCTGCAGTTTATGCCATTGCCTCCCCTGTGCTGAATCCCCTTATTTATAGTTTAAGAAACAAAGAAGTTATCAAATCTCTTAAAAAATTGCTGGAAAAAGACTTATGCCCATACAATTTATAG